The following is a genomic window from Bacilli bacterium PM5-9.
CAAGCTTTTTAGAAATATCTTGTGATTACTTATTAGATGATGAGTTATCTATTGAAAAACAGCCTAATATAAAAAGCACTAATGATAACATTACTGTTGAATGGTCAAAGATTTATCCTGTTTTATCTGAATATAAACAAAGGGTTAATATTGAAAAATATTCAAAAGTATTTAATGATATTTTCGATGATATTGCTAGTGAATATAATTATTCTGATGAGGATGCAATGTTAGTTGCAAAAGATATTCTTGCAAATACATATTTTAATAAAATAAAGAAATAAAATAATTAGAAAATATTTTTTATCCTAATTACCTAACAAACTTAA
Proteins encoded in this region:
- a CDS encoding transcriptional regulator with XRE-family HTH domain (product_source=COG1396; cath_funfam=1.10.260.40; cog=COG1396; pfam=PF01381; smart=SM00530; superfamily=47413); this encodes MKLFGEKLAKQRINLNYTQEQLADLLNVSRQTISKWEANLAYPQISKLPMIASFLEISCDYLLDDELSIEKQPNIKSTNDNITVEWSKIYPVLSEYKQRVNIEKYSKVFNDIFDDIASEYNYSDEDAMLVAKDILANTYFNKIKK